In Balaenoptera musculus isolate JJ_BM4_2016_0621 chromosome 17, mBalMus1.pri.v3, whole genome shotgun sequence, a genomic segment contains:
- the LOC118883649 gene encoding coiled-coil domain-containing protein 127-like — MNNLNDPPNWNIRPSSRADGGDGSRWNYSLLVPMLGLAAFCWIWSRESRKETEKEREAYHQRTAAFQRDREAKYHATISESRRAVAQLSLELEKEQNRMTSYGEALISQECKMVEEKKLLEQERARVLQEKGQPLRSAYLSCLDKEEDWQRRARLLLREFEDALTERQSIYCSLVLPRHKRLEIEKSLLVRASTDPVAADLEMAAGLTDIFKHDMYCGDVWNTNKRHNGRLMWLYLRYWELMVELKKFKNVERAILEK; from the coding sequence ATGAATAACTTAAATGACCCCCCAAATTGGAATATCCGGCCCAGTTCCAGGGCTGATGGGGGTGATGGAAGCAGATGGAATTATTCCCTGTTGGTTCCAATGCTGGGATTGGCTGCTTTTTGTTGGATTTGGTCTAGGGAGTCccgaaaagaaacagaaaaagagagggaagcaTACCATCAGAGAACAGCTGCCTTCCAGCGGGACCGCGAAGCCAAGTACCATGCCACGATCTCAGAAAGTCGGCGGGCCGTGGCACAGTTGTCCCTGGAActtgaaaaggaacaaaacagaatGACTAGCTACGGAGAAGCCCTCATCTCTCAGGAGTGCAAGATGGTAGAAGAGAAGAAGCTTCTGGAACAGGAGCGGGCTCGGGTCCTGCAGGAGAAGGGGCAGCCCTTGCGGAGTGCATACCTGAGCTGCCTGGACAAGGAGGAGGACTGGCAACGGAGAGCCAGGCTTCTGCTGAGAGAGTTCGAGGACGCTCTCACAGAAAGACAGAGCATCTACTGCAGTCTGGTTCTCCCTCGCCACAAGCGGCTGGAGATCGAGAAGAGCTTGCTGGTCCGAGCGTCCACTGACCCAGTTGCTGCTGACCTAGAGATGGCGGCTGGCTTGACTGACATATTCAAGCATGACATGTACTGTGGTGACGTCTGGAATACCAACAAGCGCCACAATGGGAGGCTTATGTGGCTGTATCTCAGATATTGGGAACTAATGGTCGAACTGAAGAAGTTTAAGAACGTGGAGAGAGCCATACTGGAAAAGTAA